A genomic stretch from Oreochromis aureus strain Israel breed Guangdong linkage group 17, ZZ_aureus, whole genome shotgun sequence includes:
- the lrp6 gene encoding low-density lipoprotein receptor-related protein 6 isoform X3 has translation MGVALRTLLLCSFCFLIRGEPLLLYANRRDLRLVDAAHEKANATVVVGGLEDAAAVDYVFSKGLIYWSDVSEEAIKRTFFNQSGASTVETVVSGLASPDGLACDWLGSKLYWTDSETNRIEVAELDGSLRKVLFWQELDQPRAIALDPERGFMYWTDWGEIPKIERAGMDGTNRSMIIDKEIYWPNGLTLDYSQQKLYWADAKHSFIHRSNLDGSFREVVVKGELPHPFALTLFEDTLFWTDWTTHSIHSCRKQTGGGQRVVHSSIFSPMDIHVFSTKRQPTAVNTPCSLNNGGCSHLCLLSPVRPFYRCACPTGVQLLEDGKTCRDGATEMLLLARRTDLRRISLDMPDFTDIILQVDNIRHAIAIDYDPVDGYVYWTDDDVKAIRRSLLDGSDAQFVVTSQVDHPDGIAVDWIARNLYWTDTGTDRIEVTRLNGTMRKILISEDLDEPRAIVLDPVAGYMYWTDWGDVPKIERADLDGLERVVMVNTSLGWPNGLALDYEERKIYWGDAKTDKIEVMNMDGTGRRVLVEDKLPHIFGFTLLGDYIYWTDWQRRSIERVHKRTAVREFIIDQLPDLMGLKATNVHEAFGTNPCADDNGGCSHLCLYKPQGVQCGCPIGLELIADMKTCIVPEAFLLFSRHTDIRRISLETNSNNVAIPLTGVKEASALDFDVTDNRIYWTDITLKTISRAFMNGSALEHVVEFGLDYPEGMAVDWLGKNLYWADTGTNRIEVAKLDGQHRQVLVWKDLDSPRALALDPAEGYMYWTEWGGKPKIDRAAMDGTGRITLVADVGRANGLTIDYAERRLYWTDLDTTLIESSNMLGLDREVIADDLPHPFGLTQYQDYIYWTDWSQRSIERANKTSGQNRTIIQGHLDYVMDILVFHSSRQGGWNACASTNGHCSHLCLAVPVSSFVCGCPAHFSLNYDNKTCSAPTSFLLFSQKTAINRMVIDEQQSPDIILPIHNLRNVRAIDYDPLDKQLYWIDSKQNVIRRAQEDGNQSMTVVLGSLGGHSQGLQLYDLSIDIYSRFIYWTSEVTNVINVTRIDGSRVGVVLRGEHDKPRAIVVNPERGYMYFTNLMERSPKIERAALDGTEREVLFFSGLGKPVALAIDNEVGKLFWVDSDLRRIESSDLSGANRIVIADSNILQPVGLTVFGNHLYWIDKQQQMIERIDKTTREGRTKIQARIAYLSDIHAVHELDMREYSKHPCTWENGGCSHICIVKGDGTTRCSCPVHLVLLPDELSCGEPPTCSPEQFSCTSGEVDCIPQAWRCDGYAECDDGSDEEDCPVCSDSEFQCDSRQCIELSLRCNGEINCQDKSDETKCEVRCPADQFTCFNGQCIGKHKKCDHNMDCMDNSDETGCYPTEEPPPPPHNTIGSIVAVVMALFVVGAIYFVCQRVLCPQMKDDGETVTNDFVVHGPSSVPLGYVPHPSSLSSSLPGMSRGKSVIGSLSIMGGSSGPPYDRAHVTGASSSSSSSTKGTYFPPILNPPPSPATVRSQYTVEFGYSSNSPSTHRSYSYRPYTYRHFAPPTTPCSTDVCDSDYTPGRRAPLKSSAAAKGYTSDLNYDSEPFPPPPTPRSQYLSAEENCESCPPSPYTERSYSHHLYPPPPSPCTDSS, from the exons CTTCATGTACTGGACGGACTGGGGCGAGATCCCAAAGATTGAGCGGGCGGGGATGGACGGGACAAATCGCTCCATGATCATCGATAAGGAGATCTACTGGCCCAACGGGTTGACGCTGGACTACAGCCAGCAGAAACTGTACTGGGCCGACGCCAAGCACAGCTTCATCCACCGATCCAACCTGGACGGCTCCTTCAG GGAGGTGGTGGTTAAAGGGGAGCTGCCTCACCCGTTTGCCCTCACTCTGTTTGAGGACACGCTCTTCTGGACTGACTGGACCACCCACTCCATCCACTCATGCAGGAAGCAGACGGGAGGTGGCCAGCGTGTCGTCCACTCCAGCATCTTCTCTCCCATGGACATCCACGTCTTCAGCACCAAGAGACAACCCACTG CAGTGAACACTCCTTGCTCCCTGAACAATGGAGGATGCTCCCACCTCTGCCTCCTCTCACCTGTCAGGCCTTTCTATCGCTGTGCCTGCCCCACCGgggtccagctgctggaggacggCAAGACCTGCAGAGATG GTGCGACGGAGATGCTGCTTCTGGCCCGGCGAACCGACCTGAGGCGAATCTCTCTTGACATGCCGGACTTCACTGACATCATCCTGCAGGTGGACAACATCCGTCACGCCATTGCAATTGATTATGACCCGGTGGACGGGTACGTCTACTGGACCGATGACGACGTGAAGGCCATCCGCCGCTCCCTTCTGGATGGCAGCGACGCTCAGTTCGTGGTCACATCTCAGGTGGACCACCCTGACGGCATCGCCGTCGACTGGATCGCCCGGAACCTCTACTGGACCGACACTGGGACTGACCGCATTGAGGTGACCCGGCTCAATGGTACCATGCGCAAGATCCTGATCTCTGAGGACCTGGATGAGCCCAGAGCCATCGTTCTAGACCCCGTGGCTGG GTACATGTACTGGACCGACTGGGGTGATGTGCCGAAGATCGAGCGGGCCGACCTCGATGGGCTGGAGAGAGTGGTGATGGTGAACACGTCTTTGGGTTGGCCCAATGGCCTCGCACTCGACTACGAAGAACGCAAAATCTACTGGGGAGATGCCAAGACGGACAAGATCGAG GTGATGAACATGGATGGGACGGGGCGACGGGTGCTGGTGGAGGACAAGCTTCCTCACATCTTTGGCTTCACCCTGCTTGGAGACTACATCTATTGGACAGATTGGCAGCGGCGCAGCATCGAGCGCGTGCACAAACGCACCGCAGTGAGAGAGTTCATCATCGACCAGCTACCCGACCTCATGGGCCTCAAAGCCACGAATGTACACGAAGCCTTTG GTACGAACCCGTGTGCGGATGATAATGGCGGCTGCAGTCACCTCTGTCTGTACAAGCCTCAGGGCGTGCAGTGTGGCTGTCCCATCGGCCTGGAGCTTATTGCCGACATGAAGACATGCATCGTCCCCGAGGCCTTCCTGCTCTTCTCTCGTCACACAGACATCCGCCGGATCTCCCTGGAGACCAACAGCAACAATGTGGCCATCCCGCTCACTGGTGTCAAGGAGGCTTCAGCACTCGACTTTGACGTCACCGACAATCGCATCTACTGGACCGACATCACTCTGAAG ACCATCAGCCGGGCCTTCATGAACGGCAGCGCTCTGGAGCACGTGGTGGAGTTTGGTCTGGATTATCCGGAGGGGATGGCGGTGGACTGGCTGGGGAAGAACCTATACTGGGCTGACACTGGCACGAACCGCATCGAGGTAGCCAAACTGGACGGGCAGCACCGGCAGGTTCTGGTCTGGAAGGATCTGGACAGTCCCCGAGCTCTGGCTCTGGATCCAGCCGAAGG GTACATGTACTGGACAGAGTGGGGCGGGAAGCCGAAGATCGACCGAGCGGCCATGGACGGGACGGGACGGATCACGCTGGTGGCCGACGTGGGACGAGCCAACGGACTCACCATCGACTACGCAGAGCGCCGCCTGTACTGGACTGACCTGGACACAACGTTGATCGAGTCCTCCAACATGCTGG GTCTCGACCGTGAGGTGATTGCCGACGACCTCCCTCACCCGTTCGGTCTCACCCAGTATCAAGACTACATCTACTGGACGGACTGGAGCCAGCGCAGCATTGAGCGTGCCAACAAGACCAGCGGGCAGAACCGCACCATCATCCAAGGTCACCTGGATTACGTCATGGACATCTTGGTGTTTCACTCGTCCAGACAAGGCGGCTGGAACGCCTGTGCCTCCACCAACGGTCACTGCTCCCACCTCTGCCTTGCTGTCCCTGTCAGCAGCTTTGTCTGCGGCTGCCCCGCCCACTTCTCCCTCAACTATGACAACAAGACCTGCAGCG CTCCCACATCCTTCCTGCTCTTCAGCCAGAAGACAGCGATCAACCGCATGGTGATTGACGAGCAGCAGAGCCCTGATATCATCCTGCCCATCCACAACCTGAGGAACGTTCGCGCCATCGACTACGACCCGCTGGACAAGCAGCTGTACTGGATCGACTCCAAGCAAAATGTCATCCGCCGTGCTCAGGAGGACGGGAACCAG AGCATGACAGTGGTGTTGGGCTCTCTGGGCGGACACAGTCAGGGTCTGCAGCTGTACGATCTCAGCATCGACATCTACAGCCGCTTCATCTACTGGACCAGCGAGGTCACCAACGTCATCAACGTCACCCGCATCGATGGCAGCAGAGTCGGTGTGGTGCTGCGGGGGGAGCACGACAAGCCGCGGGCCATAGTCGTCAACCCAGAGAGAGG GTACATGTACTTCACCAATCTAATGGAGCGCTCCCCGAAGATCGAGCGGGCGGCGCTGGACGGTACAGAGCGTGAGGTACTCTTCTTCAGTGGCCTGGGGAAGCCCGTCGCTTTGGCCATCGATAACGAGGTGGGGAAGCTGTTTTGGGTCGACTCAGACCTGCGCCGCATCGAGAGCAGTGACCTCTCGG GAGCCAATCGCATCGTGATTGCGGACTCGAACATCCTGCAACCCGTGGGCCTGACCGTCTTTGGGAACCACTTGTACTGGATcgacaaacagcagcagatgATCGAACGCATCGACAAGACGACGAGGGAGGGACGTACCAAGATCCAGGCCCGCATCGCCTACCTGAGTGACATCCACGCAGTCCACGAGCTCGACATGAGGGAGTACA GTAAACATCCGTGTACGTGGGAGAACGGCGGCTGCTCCCACATCTGCATCGTGAAAGGAGACGGGACAACGCGTTGCTCATGTCCTGTTCACCTGGTGCTGCTGCCCGACGAGCTTTCATGTGGAG AGCCGCCCACCTGTTCGCCGGAGCAGTTCTCCTGCACGTCCGGCGAGGTGGACTGCATCCCGCAGGCCTGGCGCTGCGATGGTTATGCCGAGTGCGACGACGGCAGCGATGAGGAGGACTGTCCGGTCTGCTCTGACTCAGAGTTCCAGTGCGATAGCCGGCAGTGCATTGAACTGAGCCTTCGCTGCAATGGAGAGATCAACTGCCAGGACAAATCTGACGAGACCAAGTGTGAAG TTCGGTGTCCCGCTGATCAGTTCACCTGCTTTAACGGCCAGTGTATTGGAAAGCACAAGAAGTGCGACCACAACATGGACTGCATGGACAACTCAGATGAGACGGGCTGCT ATCCAACTGAGGAGCCACCGCCGCCTCCTCACAACACCATCGGCTCCATCGTGGCCGTGGTCATGGCATTGTTTGTGGTGGGCGCCATCTACTTTGTGTGTCAGAGGGTCCTCTGTCCTCAGATGAAGGACGACGGCGAGACGGTCACCAACGACTTCGTGGTTCACGGGCCGTCGTCTGTGCCGCTGGGATACGTGCCGCATCCGAGCTCACTGTCCAGCTCGCTGCCAG GTATGTCCAGGGggaagtctgtgattggctccCTCAGTATCATGGGTGGGAGCAGCGGCCCGCCCTATGATCGCGCTCACGTCACCGGAGCTTCATCCAGCAGCTCATCCAGCACAAAGGGAACTTACTTCCCACCg ATCCTGAACCCTCCTCCGTCTCCTGCCACGGTCCGCTCCCAGTACACCGTGGAGTTCGGCTACTCCTCCAACAGCCCCTCAACGCACAGATCCTACAG CTACCGGCCGTATACCTACCGCCACTTTGCCCCTCCCACCACCCCCTGCAGCACCGACGTGTGCGACAGCGACTACACTCCGGGACGCCGGGCGCCGCTCAAGTCCAGCGCCGCCGCCAAGGGCTACACCAGCGACCTCAACTACGACTCAGAGCCTTTCCCGCCACCGCCGACGCCCCGCAGCCAGTACCTGTCGGCGGAGGAGAACTGTGAGAGCTGCCCGCCGTCGCCTTACACCGAGCGCAGCTACTCCCATCACCTCTATCCGCCGCCACCGTCGCCCTGCACGGACTCCTCGTGA
- the lrp6 gene encoding low-density lipoprotein receptor-related protein 6 isoform X1 — protein sequence MGVALRTLLLCSFCFLIRGEPLLLYANRRDLRLVDAAHEKANATVVVGGLEDAAAVDYVFSKGLIYWSDVSEEAIKRTFFNQSGASTVETVVSGLASPDGLACDWLGSKLYWTDSETNRIEVAELDGSLRKVLFWQELDQPRAIALDPERGFMYWTDWGEIPKIERAGMDGTNRSMIIDKEIYWPNGLTLDYSQQKLYWADAKHSFIHRSNLDGSFREVVVKGELPHPFALTLFEDTLFWTDWTTHSIHSCRKQTGGGQRVVHSSIFSPMDIHVFSTKRQPTAVNTPCSLNNGGCSHLCLLSPVRPFYRCACPTGVQLLEDGKTCRDGATEMLLLARRTDLRRISLDMPDFTDIILQVDNIRHAIAIDYDPVDGYVYWTDDDVKAIRRSLLDGSDAQFVVTSQVDHPDGIAVDWIARNLYWTDTGTDRIEVTRLNGTMRKILISEDLDEPRAIVLDPVAGYMYWTDWGDVPKIERADLDGLERVVMVNTSLGWPNGLALDYEERKIYWGDAKTDKIEVMNMDGTGRRVLVEDKLPHIFGFTLLGDYIYWTDWQRRSIERVHKRTAVREFIIDQLPDLMGLKATNVHEAFGTNPCADDNGGCSHLCLYKPQGVQCGCPIGLELIADMKTCIVPEAFLLFSRHTDIRRISLETNSNNVAIPLTGVKEASALDFDVTDNRIYWTDITLKTISRAFMNGSALEHVVEFGLDYPEGMAVDWLGKNLYWADTGTNRIEVAKLDGQHRQVLVWKDLDSPRALALDPAEGYMYWTEWGGKPKIDRAAMDGTGRITLVADVGRANGLTIDYAERRLYWTDLDTTLIESSNMLGLDREVIADDLPHPFGLTQYQDYIYWTDWSQRSIERANKTSGQNRTIIQGHLDYVMDILVFHSSRQGGWNACASTNGHCSHLCLAVPVSSFVCGCPAHFSLNYDNKTCSAPTSFLLFSQKTAINRMVIDEQQSPDIILPIHNLRNVRAIDYDPLDKQLYWIDSKQNVIRRAQEDGNQSMTVVLGSLGGHSQGLQLYDLSIDIYSRFIYWTSEVTNVINVTRIDGSRVGVVLRGEHDKPRAIVVNPERGYMYFTNLMERSPKIERAALDGTEREVLFFSGLGKPVALAIDNEVGKLFWVDSDLRRIESSDLSGANRIVIADSNILQPVGLTVFGNHLYWIDKQQQMIERIDKTTREGRTKIQARIAYLSDIHAVHELDMREYSKHPCTWENGGCSHICIVKGDGTTRCSCPVHLVLLPDELSCGEPPTCSPEQFSCTSGEVDCIPQAWRCDGYAECDDGSDEEDCPVCSDSEFQCDSRQCIELSLRCNGEINCQDKSDETKCEGEPVRCPADQFTCFNGQCIGKHKKCDHNMDCMDNSDETGCYPTEEPPPPPHNTIGSIVAVVMALFVVGAIYFVCQRVLCPQMKDDGETVTNDFVVHGPSSVPLGYVPHPSSLSSSLPGMSRGKSVIGSLSIMGGSSGPPYDRAHVTGASSSSSSSTKGTYFPPILNPPPSPATVRSQYTVEFGYSSNSPSTHRSYSYRPYTYRHFAPPTTPCSTDVCDSDYTPGRRAPLKSSAAAKGYTSDLNYDSEPFPPPPTPRSQYLSAEENCESCPPSPYTERSYSHHLYPPPPSPCTDSS from the exons CTTCATGTACTGGACGGACTGGGGCGAGATCCCAAAGATTGAGCGGGCGGGGATGGACGGGACAAATCGCTCCATGATCATCGATAAGGAGATCTACTGGCCCAACGGGTTGACGCTGGACTACAGCCAGCAGAAACTGTACTGGGCCGACGCCAAGCACAGCTTCATCCACCGATCCAACCTGGACGGCTCCTTCAG GGAGGTGGTGGTTAAAGGGGAGCTGCCTCACCCGTTTGCCCTCACTCTGTTTGAGGACACGCTCTTCTGGACTGACTGGACCACCCACTCCATCCACTCATGCAGGAAGCAGACGGGAGGTGGCCAGCGTGTCGTCCACTCCAGCATCTTCTCTCCCATGGACATCCACGTCTTCAGCACCAAGAGACAACCCACTG CAGTGAACACTCCTTGCTCCCTGAACAATGGAGGATGCTCCCACCTCTGCCTCCTCTCACCTGTCAGGCCTTTCTATCGCTGTGCCTGCCCCACCGgggtccagctgctggaggacggCAAGACCTGCAGAGATG GTGCGACGGAGATGCTGCTTCTGGCCCGGCGAACCGACCTGAGGCGAATCTCTCTTGACATGCCGGACTTCACTGACATCATCCTGCAGGTGGACAACATCCGTCACGCCATTGCAATTGATTATGACCCGGTGGACGGGTACGTCTACTGGACCGATGACGACGTGAAGGCCATCCGCCGCTCCCTTCTGGATGGCAGCGACGCTCAGTTCGTGGTCACATCTCAGGTGGACCACCCTGACGGCATCGCCGTCGACTGGATCGCCCGGAACCTCTACTGGACCGACACTGGGACTGACCGCATTGAGGTGACCCGGCTCAATGGTACCATGCGCAAGATCCTGATCTCTGAGGACCTGGATGAGCCCAGAGCCATCGTTCTAGACCCCGTGGCTGG GTACATGTACTGGACCGACTGGGGTGATGTGCCGAAGATCGAGCGGGCCGACCTCGATGGGCTGGAGAGAGTGGTGATGGTGAACACGTCTTTGGGTTGGCCCAATGGCCTCGCACTCGACTACGAAGAACGCAAAATCTACTGGGGAGATGCCAAGACGGACAAGATCGAG GTGATGAACATGGATGGGACGGGGCGACGGGTGCTGGTGGAGGACAAGCTTCCTCACATCTTTGGCTTCACCCTGCTTGGAGACTACATCTATTGGACAGATTGGCAGCGGCGCAGCATCGAGCGCGTGCACAAACGCACCGCAGTGAGAGAGTTCATCATCGACCAGCTACCCGACCTCATGGGCCTCAAAGCCACGAATGTACACGAAGCCTTTG GTACGAACCCGTGTGCGGATGATAATGGCGGCTGCAGTCACCTCTGTCTGTACAAGCCTCAGGGCGTGCAGTGTGGCTGTCCCATCGGCCTGGAGCTTATTGCCGACATGAAGACATGCATCGTCCCCGAGGCCTTCCTGCTCTTCTCTCGTCACACAGACATCCGCCGGATCTCCCTGGAGACCAACAGCAACAATGTGGCCATCCCGCTCACTGGTGTCAAGGAGGCTTCAGCACTCGACTTTGACGTCACCGACAATCGCATCTACTGGACCGACATCACTCTGAAG ACCATCAGCCGGGCCTTCATGAACGGCAGCGCTCTGGAGCACGTGGTGGAGTTTGGTCTGGATTATCCGGAGGGGATGGCGGTGGACTGGCTGGGGAAGAACCTATACTGGGCTGACACTGGCACGAACCGCATCGAGGTAGCCAAACTGGACGGGCAGCACCGGCAGGTTCTGGTCTGGAAGGATCTGGACAGTCCCCGAGCTCTGGCTCTGGATCCAGCCGAAGG GTACATGTACTGGACAGAGTGGGGCGGGAAGCCGAAGATCGACCGAGCGGCCATGGACGGGACGGGACGGATCACGCTGGTGGCCGACGTGGGACGAGCCAACGGACTCACCATCGACTACGCAGAGCGCCGCCTGTACTGGACTGACCTGGACACAACGTTGATCGAGTCCTCCAACATGCTGG GTCTCGACCGTGAGGTGATTGCCGACGACCTCCCTCACCCGTTCGGTCTCACCCAGTATCAAGACTACATCTACTGGACGGACTGGAGCCAGCGCAGCATTGAGCGTGCCAACAAGACCAGCGGGCAGAACCGCACCATCATCCAAGGTCACCTGGATTACGTCATGGACATCTTGGTGTTTCACTCGTCCAGACAAGGCGGCTGGAACGCCTGTGCCTCCACCAACGGTCACTGCTCCCACCTCTGCCTTGCTGTCCCTGTCAGCAGCTTTGTCTGCGGCTGCCCCGCCCACTTCTCCCTCAACTATGACAACAAGACCTGCAGCG CTCCCACATCCTTCCTGCTCTTCAGCCAGAAGACAGCGATCAACCGCATGGTGATTGACGAGCAGCAGAGCCCTGATATCATCCTGCCCATCCACAACCTGAGGAACGTTCGCGCCATCGACTACGACCCGCTGGACAAGCAGCTGTACTGGATCGACTCCAAGCAAAATGTCATCCGCCGTGCTCAGGAGGACGGGAACCAG AGCATGACAGTGGTGTTGGGCTCTCTGGGCGGACACAGTCAGGGTCTGCAGCTGTACGATCTCAGCATCGACATCTACAGCCGCTTCATCTACTGGACCAGCGAGGTCACCAACGTCATCAACGTCACCCGCATCGATGGCAGCAGAGTCGGTGTGGTGCTGCGGGGGGAGCACGACAAGCCGCGGGCCATAGTCGTCAACCCAGAGAGAGG GTACATGTACTTCACCAATCTAATGGAGCGCTCCCCGAAGATCGAGCGGGCGGCGCTGGACGGTACAGAGCGTGAGGTACTCTTCTTCAGTGGCCTGGGGAAGCCCGTCGCTTTGGCCATCGATAACGAGGTGGGGAAGCTGTTTTGGGTCGACTCAGACCTGCGCCGCATCGAGAGCAGTGACCTCTCGG GAGCCAATCGCATCGTGATTGCGGACTCGAACATCCTGCAACCCGTGGGCCTGACCGTCTTTGGGAACCACTTGTACTGGATcgacaaacagcagcagatgATCGAACGCATCGACAAGACGACGAGGGAGGGACGTACCAAGATCCAGGCCCGCATCGCCTACCTGAGTGACATCCACGCAGTCCACGAGCTCGACATGAGGGAGTACA GTAAACATCCGTGTACGTGGGAGAACGGCGGCTGCTCCCACATCTGCATCGTGAAAGGAGACGGGACAACGCGTTGCTCATGTCCTGTTCACCTGGTGCTGCTGCCCGACGAGCTTTCATGTGGAG AGCCGCCCACCTGTTCGCCGGAGCAGTTCTCCTGCACGTCCGGCGAGGTGGACTGCATCCCGCAGGCCTGGCGCTGCGATGGTTATGCCGAGTGCGACGACGGCAGCGATGAGGAGGACTGTCCGGTCTGCTCTGACTCAGAGTTCCAGTGCGATAGCCGGCAGTGCATTGAACTGAGCCTTCGCTGCAATGGAGAGATCAACTGCCAGGACAAATCTGACGAGACCAAGTGTGAAGGTGAGCCGG TTCGGTGTCCCGCTGATCAGTTCACCTGCTTTAACGGCCAGTGTATTGGAAAGCACAAGAAGTGCGACCACAACATGGACTGCATGGACAACTCAGATGAGACGGGCTGCT ATCCAACTGAGGAGCCACCGCCGCCTCCTCACAACACCATCGGCTCCATCGTGGCCGTGGTCATGGCATTGTTTGTGGTGGGCGCCATCTACTTTGTGTGTCAGAGGGTCCTCTGTCCTCAGATGAAGGACGACGGCGAGACGGTCACCAACGACTTCGTGGTTCACGGGCCGTCGTCTGTGCCGCTGGGATACGTGCCGCATCCGAGCTCACTGTCCAGCTCGCTGCCAG GTATGTCCAGGGggaagtctgtgattggctccCTCAGTATCATGGGTGGGAGCAGCGGCCCGCCCTATGATCGCGCTCACGTCACCGGAGCTTCATCCAGCAGCTCATCCAGCACAAAGGGAACTTACTTCCCACCg ATCCTGAACCCTCCTCCGTCTCCTGCCACGGTCCGCTCCCAGTACACCGTGGAGTTCGGCTACTCCTCCAACAGCCCCTCAACGCACAGATCCTACAG CTACCGGCCGTATACCTACCGCCACTTTGCCCCTCCCACCACCCCCTGCAGCACCGACGTGTGCGACAGCGACTACACTCCGGGACGCCGGGCGCCGCTCAAGTCCAGCGCCGCCGCCAAGGGCTACACCAGCGACCTCAACTACGACTCAGAGCCTTTCCCGCCACCGCCGACGCCCCGCAGCCAGTACCTGTCGGCGGAGGAGAACTGTGAGAGCTGCCCGCCGTCGCCTTACACCGAGCGCAGCTACTCCCATCACCTCTATCCGCCGCCACCGTCGCCCTGCACGGACTCCTCGTGA